In the Flagellimonas sp. HMM57 genome, one interval contains:
- a CDS encoding ABC-F family ATP-binding cassette domain-containing protein, which yields MLNIHNLSVAFGGDYLFEEIAFRLNAGDRVGLIGKNGAGKSTLLKLLAKEMAPDSGTIAMEKDIRIGFLKQDIDFELGRTVLEESYQAFHEIKSLELQLDEINKGLAERTDYESEAYNQLMIDLTDVTHRYEILGGYNYQGDTEKVLLGLGFKRNDFDKITDTFSGGWRMRIELAKLLLQNNDVLLLDEPTNHLDIESIIWLEQFLKNYAGAVVIVSHDKMFLDNVTNRTIEISLGRIYDYHKPYSKFLEHRNEIKVQQLSAQKNQEKQIQQTEKLIEKFRAKASKASMAQSLIKKLDKIERIEVDEDDNSVMNVRFPVSVTPGKVIAELEALSKNYGKNQVLNDIDLLVERNSKTAFVGQNGQGKTTLAKIMVGELDYEGQLKIGHNVQIGYFAQNQAEYLDGSKTILDTMIDAANESNRSKVRDILGSFLFRGDEVEKYVKVLSGGERNRLALAKMLLQPFNVLVMDEPTNHLDIKSKNVLKRALQNFEGTLILVSHDRDFLQGLTNKVYEFKDGNIKEYLGDIDFYLEQRKADDFRKIEKGEKKQPVEKIVVKENDYQIQKKIKSLKNKLSGVEKKITQLEQEIASIDHDLLMDYDSTIAKQGFFDGYQGKKNLLESLMEDWEKLSKDLETFL from the coding sequence ATGCTGAACATTCATAATCTATCTGTCGCTTTTGGGGGCGATTATCTTTTTGAAGAAATTGCCTTTCGCTTAAATGCTGGAGATCGGGTAGGCCTTATCGGGAAAAACGGAGCTGGAAAATCCACTTTGTTAAAGTTGCTTGCCAAAGAAATGGCTCCAGATTCTGGAACGATTGCCATGGAAAAGGATATTAGGATTGGATTTTTAAAACAAGACATCGATTTTGAATTAGGAAGAACGGTTTTGGAAGAATCCTATCAAGCGTTTCACGAGATCAAATCATTAGAGCTGCAGCTTGATGAAATAAACAAAGGTCTTGCCGAGCGTACAGATTATGAAAGTGAGGCGTATAACCAACTAATGATAGACCTAACCGATGTTACCCACAGATATGAGATTTTGGGAGGTTATAATTATCAGGGAGATACAGAAAAAGTGCTCTTGGGATTGGGTTTTAAGAGAAATGATTTTGATAAAATCACCGATACGTTCTCAGGAGGTTGGCGAATGCGAATAGAGCTTGCAAAACTTCTGCTTCAAAATAATGATGTGCTACTGTTGGATGAGCCTACCAACCATTTGGATATTGAGTCCATTATCTGGTTAGAACAGTTCTTAAAGAACTATGCAGGAGCTGTTGTCATAGTTTCCCACGATAAAATGTTTTTGGACAATGTGACCAATAGGACCATAGAAATTTCGTTGGGCCGTATTTATGATTACCACAAGCCATACTCAAAATTTTTGGAACATCGGAACGAAATAAAAGTGCAGCAACTTAGTGCCCAAAAAAATCAAGAAAAACAGATACAGCAAACAGAGAAACTTATAGAAAAGTTTAGAGCTAAAGCTTCAAAAGCCTCCATGGCACAATCCCTGATTAAAAAACTGGACAAGATTGAACGTATTGAAGTGGACGAAGACGATAATAGCGTTATGAATGTTAGGTTTCCTGTTTCCGTGACTCCTGGAAAAGTTATTGCCGAGCTTGAAGCCCTATCCAAGAATTATGGGAAAAACCAAGTTTTGAACGATATCGACCTTTTGGTGGAGCGGAACAGCAAAACTGCTTTTGTTGGTCAAAATGGGCAGGGAAAGACCACGTTGGCAAAGATAATGGTAGGTGAGCTAGACTATGAGGGTCAACTTAAAATAGGACATAATGTTCAGATCGGGTACTTTGCTCAAAACCAAGCTGAATACTTAGACGGTAGTAAAACTATCCTAGATACGATGATAGATGCCGCCAATGAGAGCAATCGGAGTAAGGTAAGGGATATTCTGGGCTCTTTTTTGTTCCGGGGCGATGAGGTCGAAAAGTATGTGAAGGTGTTGTCAGGGGGAGAACGAAATCGGTTGGCATTGGCCAAAATGCTGTTACAACCTTTCAACGTACTGGTTATGGATGAACCCACGAACCACTTGGACATAAAATCTAAAAATGTATTAAAACGGGCACTACAGAATTTTGAAGGTACTTTGATTTTGGTTTCCCATGATAGGGATTTTCTGCAAGGATTAACAAATAAAGTATACGAATTCAAAGATGGAAACATCAAAGAATATTTAGGAGATATCGATTTTTATTTGGAACAACGCAAAGCGGATGATTTTAGAAAAATAGAAAAAGGAGAAAAAAAACAGCCTGTTGAAAAAATTGTTGTAAAAGAGAACGATTATCAAATTCAAAAGAAAATTAAATCCCTAAAAAATAAACTTAGCGGGGTAGAAAAGAAAATTACCCAACTGGAACAAGAAATTGCATCCATCGACCATGACTTGTTAATGGATTATGATAGTACCATCGCCAAACAAGGTTTTTTTGATGGATATCAAGGTAAAAAAAATCTTTTGGAATCCTTAATGGAGGATTGGGAAAAATTATCCAAAGACCTTGAGACATTCCTTTAG
- the gldN gene encoding gliding motility protein GldN: MNWKNVFLIGALSLIPVSMMAQANILNAKLPEDIGKKTEAQIEQDNDAPLEYGYTDDRDILWSKTVWEVIDLDERVNFPLYYPTDTIGIGGDRRSLYHVLMKNIKNGKLTEVYTDSYFTEKRKFEDLSATLSKVDTTDLGYEQINAGEQISAEFINQRDLTAADIEEYRIKGIWYFDKRQGELRYRLLGIAPVAPDVNFIDDESVDPGENKVELFWVWYPAARQVLHEAKVYNQRNSARPITYDMLLNARRFNGVIYKEDNVHGDREIDDYVFDNALFQLLESKRIKEVIRDREQDMWAY, encoded by the coding sequence ATGAATTGGAAAAATGTATTTTTAATTGGAGCTTTAAGTTTGATACCGGTGTCCATGATGGCCCAGGCAAACATTTTGAATGCCAAATTGCCAGAAGACATTGGTAAGAAAACCGAAGCTCAAATAGAACAGGACAACGATGCCCCGCTGGAATATGGATACACAGATGATAGAGATATCCTTTGGTCCAAAACCGTGTGGGAAGTAATTGACCTGGATGAGCGTGTTAATTTCCCGTTGTACTATCCAACCGATACCATCGGTATTGGAGGGGACAGAAGATCCTTGTACCACGTATTGATGAAAAATATCAAAAATGGTAAACTGACCGAAGTATACACGGATTCTTACTTTACCGAAAAGCGTAAGTTTGAAGATTTAAGCGCTACGCTAAGTAAAGTGGATACTACGGACCTTGGTTACGAACAAATCAATGCAGGTGAGCAAATTTCAGCTGAGTTTATTAATCAGAGAGATTTGACCGCTGCCGATATTGAAGAGTATCGCATCAAAGGCATCTGGTATTTTGATAAGCGTCAAGGAGAATTGAGGTACCGTTTATTGGGTATTGCCCCAGTTGCTCCAGACGTAAACTTCATCGACGATGAGTCTGTAGATCCTGGCGAGAATAAAGTAGAATTGTTTTGGGTCTGGTATCCAGCAGCAAGACAAGTGCTACATGAAGCCAAAGTGTACAACCAGCGTAATTCGGCGCGCCCAATTACCTATGATATGTTGTTGAATGCAAGACGTTTTAATGGTGTCATCTATAAAGAAGACAACGTTCACGGTGACCGTGAAATTGACGACTATGTTTTTGACAATGCCCTTTTTCAACTCTTGGAGTCCAAAAGAATCAAAGAGGTCATCCGAGACAGGGAACAGGATATGTGGGCATATTAA
- a CDS encoding DUF983 domain-containing protein has translation MLKKGNKLYSILTGSCPKCHEESMYVNNNPYVIGQVFKMHERCSNCGLKYKIEPSFFYGSMYVSYGVGIAFAVAAFVIAFLIVGASLVNTFIAIVLTLIVFMPVIIRLSRNIWINFFIKYEPKSLKGQLE, from the coding sequence ATGTTAAAAAAAGGAAACAAACTCTACAGTATTTTAACAGGAAGTTGTCCTAAATGCCACGAGGAGAGCATGTATGTAAACAATAACCCGTATGTAATTGGACAAGTTTTCAAAATGCACGAACGTTGTTCCAATTGTGGACTCAAATACAAAATAGAGCCTTCTTTCTTCTATGGCTCCATGTATGTGAGTTATGGTGTTGGAATAGCGTTTGCCGTAGCGGCATTTGTTATCGCTTTCTTGATAGTTGGCGCTTCTCTTGTAAACACCTTTATCGCTATTGTACTAACATTGATTGTTTTTATGCCGGTGATCATTCGCTTATCCAGAAATATTTGGATCAACTTTTTTATCAAGTACGAGCCCAAGAGTTTGAAGGGTCAGTTGGAATAG
- a CDS encoding efflux RND transporter permease subunit, translating into MRKVISYFIKYHVAVNVIIIAFFIFGIVGALSLKSSFFPLAESRNVVIAITYPGASPQEVEEGIVLKIEDNLKGLEGVDRVTSTSSENSGTINVEIEKGRDIDFMLLEVKNAVDRVPTFPTGMEPLVVSKLEAVRPTISFAVSGNNIPLVTLKQIGRQIENDLRAIDGISQIEIAGYPDEEIEIAVDENNLLAYDVSFADVAQAVSGANILVTGGNIKTNSEEYLIRANNRSYYGDELSNLVVRADESGKVIRLKDVAKIRDRFSETPNVSYFNGDLSVNVTITSTNTEDLIGSAENVKEYIEDFNQKYTNVQLDVVRDLSKTLTQRTDLLMENAVVGMALVLLFLSLFLNTRLAFWVAFGLPIAFLGMFVFAPMLNVTINVLSLFGMIIVIGILVDDGIVIAENIYQHYEKGKTPVQAAIDGTMEVIPPILSAIITTILAFSIFLFLDGRIGDFFSEVSVIVILTLVVSLVEALIILPAHLAHSKALQPQKQGPKDGIARVFSKLRVINKMGDQSMAWMRDKLYSPTLRFALDYKLLTFAIFFMALVLTFGSIGGGIIRTAFFPRIASDQIAVELSMPNGTNEKITDSIISLIQDKAQIVNQELTDEYLQETDKMLFENMIKNVGPGSSSARLIINLLPGEERPDAIRADLVTTRLRELVGPVVGVESLIYGSGGNFGGDPVSVSLLGNNIEELKAAKTELKTAMLNNSLLKDVTDNDPAGIKEIRLELKENAYLLGLNLQTVMNQVRSGFFGAQAQRFQRGQDEIRVWVRYDRDNRSSIADLDEMRISAPNGERIPLKEIATYSIERGDVAINHLDGLREIQVSSDLKDPETTSGTDAMTWIRTDVMPEILSKYPSITPSYEGQNREANKLIGSLRFAGLTVLFLIFVTIAFTFRSFSQPLLLILLVPFSLTAVAWGHWIHGFPINILSMLGIIALIGIMVNDGLVLIGKFNINLRNGLKFNEAIYEAGRSRFRAIFLTSVTTIAGLAPLLLEKSRQAQFLKPMAISIAYGIGFATVLTLVMLPLFLSFGNNIKVWGKRLWTGEKVTKEEVERAIKEQGEEQFMLEGAHKLNGSTNHIESNEDVSEVLEETR; encoded by the coding sequence GTGAGAAAGGTAATATCTTATTTTATTAAGTATCACGTAGCGGTAAATGTTATCATTATTGCTTTTTTCATTTTTGGTATTGTTGGGGCACTTTCGCTAAAATCATCATTTTTCCCGCTTGCAGAATCAAGAAATGTTGTTATAGCAATTACGTATCCTGGAGCATCCCCACAAGAAGTAGAGGAGGGTATTGTTCTAAAAATTGAGGATAACCTCAAAGGGTTGGAAGGAGTGGATAGGGTGACCTCGACCTCAAGTGAAAACAGTGGAACCATAAATGTAGAGATTGAAAAAGGTCGGGATATCGATTTCATGTTATTGGAAGTTAAAAACGCAGTCGACAGAGTCCCCACATTTCCTACAGGTATGGAGCCTCTTGTGGTTTCAAAACTAGAAGCGGTAAGACCTACGATAAGTTTTGCGGTAAGTGGAAATAATATTCCATTAGTGACCTTAAAACAAATAGGGCGCCAGATAGAAAATGATTTACGGGCAATTGATGGAATATCACAAATAGAAATTGCAGGGTATCCAGATGAAGAAATAGAAATTGCTGTCGATGAGAACAATCTTTTGGCCTACGACGTTTCTTTTGCCGATGTGGCACAAGCCGTTTCGGGTGCCAATATTTTGGTAACGGGAGGGAATATAAAGACAAATTCTGAGGAATATCTGATAAGGGCGAACAACCGCTCCTATTATGGTGATGAGCTTTCAAATCTAGTGGTACGGGCAGATGAATCCGGTAAAGTCATACGATTAAAGGACGTAGCAAAGATTCGCGATCGTTTTTCCGAAACGCCAAATGTGTCCTACTTCAATGGCGACTTATCGGTAAATGTTACAATAACAAGTACCAACACCGAAGATTTAATCGGTTCTGCGGAGAATGTAAAAGAGTATATAGAGGATTTTAATCAGAAATATACCAATGTTCAATTGGATGTTGTTAGGGATTTGTCCAAAACACTTACCCAACGTACCGACCTGCTCATGGAAAATGCTGTAGTGGGTATGGCCTTGGTTCTTCTGTTTTTGTCCCTTTTCTTAAATACCAGATTGGCGTTTTGGGTGGCTTTTGGTTTGCCAATAGCTTTTTTGGGAATGTTTGTTTTTGCGCCAATGCTCAATGTTACCATTAATGTACTTTCATTATTTGGGATGATAATCGTTATTGGTATTTTGGTAGATGATGGTATCGTGATAGCCGAAAACATCTATCAACATTATGAAAAGGGAAAAACACCCGTTCAAGCCGCGATAGATGGTACCATGGAGGTTATTCCCCCTATTCTTTCCGCAATCATAACCACGATACTGGCATTTTCAATCTTTCTGTTTTTGGATGGAAGGATAGGTGATTTCTTTAGTGAAGTCTCTGTGATTGTCATATTGACTTTAGTGGTTTCCTTGGTGGAAGCACTGATTATATTACCTGCACATTTGGCGCATTCGAAGGCACTTCAACCACAAAAGCAGGGCCCAAAGGATGGAATTGCCCGTGTTTTTTCCAAGTTGAGGGTAATCAACAAAATGGGAGACCAATCCATGGCTTGGATGCGTGACAAGTTATATAGTCCTACATTACGTTTTGCTTTGGATTATAAGCTGCTCACTTTCGCCATCTTTTTTATGGCACTTGTTTTAACCTTTGGTTCCATAGGTGGAGGAATTATAAGAACTGCCTTTTTCCCCAGAATTGCCAGTGACCAGATTGCAGTGGAATTGTCAATGCCGAATGGGACTAACGAAAAAATAACAGATTCCATAATCAGTTTAATACAGGACAAGGCACAAATAGTAAATCAAGAGCTAACGGATGAATATTTACAGGAAACGGATAAGATGTTGTTCGAAAACATGATTAAAAATGTTGGTCCGGGTTCCTCATCAGCAAGATTGATCATTAATTTATTGCCTGGAGAAGAACGTCCAGATGCGATCAGGGCAGACTTGGTAACCACACGACTTAGGGAATTGGTGGGTCCAGTTGTTGGTGTGGAAAGCCTTATCTATGGTTCTGGGGGTAATTTTGGTGGTGATCCGGTGTCTGTTTCACTTTTAGGAAATAATATAGAAGAACTCAAAGCAGCTAAGACAGAATTAAAAACAGCGATGCTGAACAATTCGCTTTTAAAGGATGTTACCGATAACGATCCAGCGGGAATCAAAGAAATACGACTGGAACTAAAAGAAAACGCTTATTTACTTGGATTGAATCTCCAAACCGTTATGAACCAAGTGCGATCGGGTTTTTTTGGTGCCCAAGCACAACGTTTTCAGAGAGGACAGGATGAAATTCGGGTTTGGGTCCGTTACGATAGGGATAATAGATCTTCCATTGCTGATTTGGACGAGATGCGGATTTCAGCGCCCAATGGAGAGCGGATACCACTTAAGGAAATTGCCACGTACTCCATTGAACGCGGTGATGTTGCTATCAATCACTTGGACGGGCTACGGGAAATTCAAGTTTCATCTGATTTAAAAGACCCGGAAACGACTAGTGGAACGGATGCAATGACTTGGATTCGTACAGATGTTATGCCAGAGATATTATCAAAATATCCCTCAATAACCCCATCTTACGAAGGACAGAACAGAGAGGCAAATAAACTTATAGGTTCCTTACGTTTTGCAGGCCTTACAGTACTTTTTCTGATCTTTGTGACCATAGCATTTACTTTTAGAAGTTTTAGTCAACCTTTATTGCTCATACTTTTGGTGCCCTTTAGTTTAACGGCTGTGGCATGGGGGCATTGGATACATGGCTTTCCAATTAATATTCTTTCCATGCTGGGCATTATTGCCCTTATAGGTATCATGGTCAATGACGGTCTGGTACTTATTGGTAAATTCAATATAAACCTTCGTAATGGTCTCAAATTCAACGAAGCTATATATGAAGCCGGTCGCTCTCGTTTTAGAGCTATATTTTTAACTTCTGTTACCACTATTGCTGGTTTGGCACCATTGCTATTGGAAAAAAGTAGACAGGCACAATTTCTTAAGCCAATGGCCATTTCCATTGCATATGGTATTGGTTTTGCCACTGTTTTGACCTTGGTCATGTTGCCTTTGTTCCTTTCGTTCGGAAATAATATAAAAGTGTGGGGCAAGAGA
- a CDS encoding efflux RND transporter periplasmic adaptor subunit — translation MRKLIISAVVGGLLIFASLYFAGLIAGSKKDRRPKPQQVVKTVFVDTVVNSAVPIVVPANGNLRAKKRVELFSEVQGVFRSGSKLFRTGQEYSAGQALIRIDADEYYASVQSAKSDLYNLLTSIMPDLRLDYPEIYTKWQEYLNSFDLNKSTPKLPEITTDKEKFFISGRGVISNYYNVKNLEQRLSKYNIAAPFNGVLTEALVTEGTLIRAGQKLGEFISVGAYELEVSVSKTYGDFLKLGKKVQLSNLENTQDYMGEVTRINGRVDQSSQTITVFIEVSGENLKEGQYLEANVEAKEEANAIEVDRSLLLENNQIFVVRDSVLDLIDVKPVYFTDKKVVLKDVPDSEVIVSKSLTGAYAGMLVKVYDENQDKKAKS, via the coding sequence ATGCGTAAGCTCATTATTTCGGCCGTAGTTGGCGGCCTACTTATTTTTGCATCTTTATATTTTGCAGGACTGATTGCAGGAAGCAAAAAGGACAGAAGGCCAAAACCACAACAAGTGGTGAAGACTGTTTTTGTCGATACAGTCGTAAATAGCGCTGTTCCCATAGTGGTGCCGGCCAATGGAAATCTTAGGGCAAAGAAGCGTGTCGAGCTATTTTCCGAGGTTCAAGGTGTTTTTAGGTCAGGTAGTAAATTATTTAGAACAGGACAAGAATATAGTGCCGGTCAGGCATTAATTAGAATCGATGCCGATGAGTACTATGCCAGTGTGCAATCCGCTAAAAGTGACCTGTACAATCTGTTGACTTCCATTATGCCGGATTTACGACTGGATTATCCGGAAATCTACACAAAATGGCAAGAGTATTTAAATAGCTTCGATTTAAACAAGAGCACTCCCAAATTACCTGAAATCACTACGGATAAAGAGAAATTCTTTATTTCTGGAAGAGGGGTTATATCCAACTACTATAATGTAAAGAATCTTGAACAGCGTCTTTCCAAGTATAATATTGCTGCACCTTTTAATGGTGTCTTGACCGAAGCTTTGGTGACTGAGGGAACCTTGATACGGGCAGGACAGAAGTTAGGAGAGTTCATAAGCGTAGGGGCTTATGAATTAGAGGTGTCCGTTAGTAAAACGTACGGGGATTTTTTAAAATTGGGAAAAAAAGTACAACTTTCAAATTTAGAGAATACACAGGATTATATGGGTGAGGTGACACGAATTAATGGACGTGTTGACCAAAGCTCACAAACCATAACTGTATTTATAGAAGTTAGTGGTGAAAACTTGAAAGAAGGACAATATTTGGAGGCCAATGTAGAGGCAAAAGAAGAAGCTAATGCCATCGAAGTAGATCGCTCGCTGTTACTTGAGAACAATCAAATTTTTGTGGTACGTGATTCAGTACTTGATCTTATAGACGTTAAGCCCGTATATTTCACGGATAAAAAAGTAGTGCTAAAAGATGTGCCGGACAGTGAAGTGATTGTTTCCAAATCGCTCACGGGTGCATATGCAGGAATGCTGGTGAAGGTATATGATGAAAATCAAGATAAAAAGGCGAAATCGTGA
- a CDS encoding FAD-binding oxidoreductase: MLDYLVVGLGLAGIAFCEKLEKEGMSFKVISDDSQQASLVAGGLYNPVILKRFTLAWNAREQMDLAIPFYADLEQKLSIKLDHKLRVLRRFTSIEEQNSWFEAADRPGLDYFLSTTILKNNNANIDAPFGFGEVKYTGRIDTKALLLAYSNSLTKNNLLIKESFDYDNFEVLEGHISYKTIKARHIVFADGYGLKSNPFFKYLPLNGTKGELLTIRAPELKENNVIKSSVFSIPLGEDLYLIGATYKWKDKTNEPTIDSKNELLTKLKTFLKCDFEVVKHVAGIRPTVVDRRPLVGQHPEYKRLYVLNGLGSRGVLIAPLVSSQLFSAIEQNVALASEIDIDRFTRKYYSN; this comes from the coding sequence ATGTTGGATTATCTAGTAGTTGGTCTTGGTTTAGCAGGAATTGCTTTTTGTGAAAAATTGGAAAAAGAAGGTATGTCCTTCAAAGTAATCTCGGATGATTCCCAACAAGCATCACTTGTAGCTGGAGGACTTTATAATCCGGTCATTCTAAAAAGATTTACTCTGGCATGGAACGCTAGGGAACAAATGGATTTGGCTATTCCGTTTTATGCTGATTTAGAACAAAAACTCAGCATAAAATTAGATCATAAGCTTCGAGTATTACGAAGGTTCACATCCATAGAAGAACAGAACTCTTGGTTTGAGGCTGCAGACCGTCCCGGACTTGACTATTTTTTATCTACCACTATCCTCAAAAATAATAACGCAAATATTGATGCTCCTTTTGGTTTTGGAGAAGTTAAGTATACGGGTAGAATAGATACAAAGGCATTATTGTTGGCCTATTCAAATAGTTTGACCAAAAATAACCTCTTGATTAAAGAATCTTTCGATTATGATAATTTTGAGGTACTTGAGGGTCATATTTCGTATAAAACGATAAAGGCAAGGCATATCGTTTTTGCTGATGGCTACGGACTCAAGAGCAACCCTTTTTTCAAGTACTTACCATTGAATGGCACAAAAGGAGAGCTTTTGACCATAAGAGCACCCGAGTTAAAAGAAAACAATGTTATTAAATCCTCTGTTTTTAGTATCCCGTTGGGAGAAGACTTGTATCTTATAGGTGCTACGTACAAATGGAAGGACAAGACCAATGAACCTACAATCGATTCAAAAAATGAACTGCTAACAAAATTGAAGACATTTTTAAAATGTGATTTTGAGGTTGTGAAACATGTTGCGGGTATTAGGCCAACTGTAGTGGACAGAAGACCATTAGTAGGCCAGCATCCAGAATATAAAAGGTTATATGTATTAAACGGTCTTGGTTCTAGGGGTGTACTAATAGCACCATTGGTTTCCAGTCAATTGTTCAGCGCAATCGAACAGAATGTGGCGCTGGCTTCGGAAATCGATATTGATAGGTTTACAAGGAAGTACTATTCCAACTGA